A genome region from Streptomyces sp. NBC_01296 includes the following:
- a CDS encoding ribonuclease HII, which produces MPYEAPTHTVERSLRATTGAKVIAGVDEVGRGAWAGPVTVCAAITGLRRPPAGLTDSKLLTQKRRDALLDVLETWVTAYALGHASPEEIDELGMTAALRLAAERALEALPVRPDAVILDGKHDYLGPPWRVRTVIKGDQSCVAVAAASVIAKVRRDRMMAELGQQGGGIQDFAFGDNAGYPSPVHRAALEELGPTPYHRLSWSYLDALPRWRHLKKVRRSEESVELENGGQLGFDF; this is translated from the coding sequence ATGCCGTACGAAGCACCCACCCACACCGTCGAACGCTCCCTCCGTGCAACCACCGGCGCCAAGGTCATCGCCGGGGTCGACGAAGTCGGACGAGGGGCCTGGGCCGGTCCGGTCACCGTGTGCGCGGCGATCACCGGTCTGCGCCGGCCGCCCGCAGGGCTCACCGACTCCAAACTGCTCACCCAAAAACGCCGCGACGCGCTCCTCGACGTCCTCGAGACCTGGGTCACCGCGTACGCCCTGGGGCATGCCTCGCCGGAGGAGATCGACGAACTCGGGATGACCGCCGCCCTGCGGCTCGCCGCGGAGCGCGCCTTGGAGGCGCTGCCCGTGCGGCCCGACGCGGTGATCCTCGACGGCAAGCACGACTATCTCGGCCCGCCCTGGCGGGTTCGTACGGTGATCAAGGGCGACCAGTCCTGCGTCGCCGTCGCGGCGGCCTCGGTGATCGCCAAGGTCAGGCGCGACCGCATGATGGCCGAACTCGGTCAACAGGGCGGCGGCATTCAGGACTTCGCCTTCGGTGACAACGCCGGATACCCCTCGCCCGTGCACCGGGCCGCGCTCGAGGAACTCGGGCCGACCCCGTACCACCGGCTCTCGTGGTCGTACCTCGACGCGCTGCCCCGGTGGCGCCACCTCAAGAAGGTGCGCCGCAGCGAGGAGTCGGTGGAGCTGGAAAACGGAGGCCAACTCGGCTTCGATTTCTGA